From a region of the Lentilactobacillus curieae genome:
- a CDS encoding MMPL family transporter: MKQLIQKLHKNRIFTLIVWLIVVLIAIISAPNITTSIQQYNQPQLSAKSQPSKAQKIRNDWGYGLKDTFTMDLVYQSSKGKLTAKQQQDIATQLSKLKDNQSYYSIKKISTIDTNLQGKPAMLSKDGSTEVATIDISNNGNSLRVLTNQLVDQAKVSGLKSYVTSPEVVRDVNNAKIAKVTTVSLIALFIAATLIIAIYLRSILAALVSFVTLFASFVTTYSLSLHLAMHFNWPFSDYSVLEIGFATLMIGTIWQIYILRRFRELLKAQPESHYSTKQTISDLRFPVTVVGLTLSFIFLCTTFINFNEIKSLYVLSIAYAVLILAVLTLTPVFMSALGESIFWPTSSKSKISKATYFEKAGEFSMWQPFASLLLVLYLILPFIYFFNSKLSYSPMTNLTQQDQAVKGAQTLSAHFTPGKPTPMIVYIQNDKPLNNEKYLQPLDALTTKLKANKNVDSVYSLTQPGGMQIEKYYVSNQLEAISFDTKQASGQLKKASVGIKTNARNLNLANLQQQVKDMQKLVGRSDRIVSRSNSLSNQVSQATSSVSSSERRSASKKIRRYQAKIKNLTEELQTVESGLSQLVSTGQIIQDYSQTNYTYIKDYSQQIKQINKQLQAVNKNVVSSSDQLNDIYDYLDGLQSSQAANVYYVTPQQLKGSDFKQTMANFGSQDQKTTMLQVVFNKDTDSGSNLKRVKDVQQQIKLQLRGTPLAKAKVAVTGEPVIESTIESRMNNKFVFLLSVLIIGMLLAVFILSRAILQPLYWTAAFVASAFTGFQLTYITMHFIAHVESFDWQVPIIAAGLLTAIASWQIISLGLSLRYTELPLLEWLIPTVKSYGTIVRYIVLVAIAFAIAMTFGASNALIEVALILIYTTLAFYLVLPMIIVSLGKLAVTLPSKENIIKNK; this comes from the coding sequence ATGAAGCAGTTAATTCAAAAATTACATAAAAATCGAATATTTACCCTAATAGTATGGTTGATAGTGGTACTCATTGCAATCATTTCAGCTCCAAACATCACCACTTCAATCCAGCAGTACAATCAGCCTCAACTATCGGCAAAGTCACAGCCTTCTAAGGCCCAAAAAATCAGAAATGATTGGGGGTACGGCCTTAAGGATACTTTCACAATGGACCTGGTGTATCAGAGTTCCAAGGGTAAGTTAACCGCTAAGCAGCAGCAAGACATTGCAACTCAACTAAGCAAACTAAAGGATAATCAGTCTTACTATAGTATCAAAAAGATTTCCACTATTGATACTAACTTACAGGGAAAGCCAGCAATGTTATCAAAGGATGGTTCGACAGAAGTTGCCACCATTGATATCTCTAATAACGGAAATAGTTTGCGGGTTTTGACTAATCAGTTAGTTGATCAAGCAAAAGTTTCTGGTTTGAAGTCATACGTTACCAGTCCAGAAGTTGTTCGCGATGTTAATAACGCTAAGATAGCTAAGGTAACCACGGTCAGTCTAATTGCCCTCTTCATTGCGGCAACGTTGATTATTGCCATTTACCTACGCTCGATTCTGGCAGCACTAGTTTCATTTGTAACTTTATTTGCATCGTTTGTTACGACGTACAGTCTTAGCTTGCATTTAGCAATGCACTTCAACTGGCCATTTTCCGACTATTCAGTTTTAGAAATAGGATTTGCGACTTTAATGATCGGTACCATCTGGCAAATTTACATACTGCGCCGTTTTCGAGAGCTGCTTAAAGCCCAGCCTGAATCGCACTACTCTACAAAACAGACAATCTCTGATTTGAGATTTCCAGTCACTGTTGTTGGCTTAACGTTGTCATTTATATTTCTATGCACAACGTTTATAAACTTCAACGAAATTAAGTCACTATACGTTTTATCGATTGCATACGCAGTGTTGATTCTGGCCGTACTGACGTTAACTCCTGTGTTCATGTCAGCACTTGGAGAAAGTATCTTTTGGCCAACAAGCTCAAAATCAAAGATTTCTAAAGCTACCTACTTTGAAAAGGCCGGGGAGTTCTCAATGTGGCAACCATTTGCCAGTCTGCTTTTGGTGCTATACCTCATCTTACCGTTCATTTACTTCTTCAATAGCAAACTGAGTTACTCACCAATGACTAACCTTACCCAACAAGATCAAGCGGTTAAAGGTGCTCAGACCCTAAGTGCACACTTTACTCCAGGAAAACCAACGCCAATGATCGTCTACATTCAAAACGACAAGCCACTGAATAACGAGAAGTATTTACAACCTCTCGATGCGTTAACCACCAAGTTAAAGGCTAATAAGAACGTTGATTCTGTATATTCACTAACGCAACCAGGTGGCATGCAGATTGAAAAGTACTACGTTTCAAATCAACTTGAGGCAATTTCATTTGATACAAAGCAGGCAAGCGGTCAGCTTAAAAAAGCTTCTGTTGGAATTAAAACTAACGCAAGAAACCTGAACCTGGCTAATTTGCAGCAACAAGTTAAGGACATGCAAAAGCTTGTTGGTCGTAGTGATAGAATTGTTTCTCGCAGTAATAGTCTTTCTAATCAGGTGAGCCAAGCCACTAGTTCGGTTAGTTCATCAGAACGAAGAAGCGCATCCAAGAAGATTCGCCGTTATCAAGCCAAAATCAAGAACTTGACCGAAGAATTGCAAACAGTTGAATCTGGTCTGTCACAATTGGTTTCAACCGGACAAATCATTCAAGATTACAGCCAAACAAATTACACGTACATTAAAGATTACAGTCAGCAAATTAAGCAAATCAATAAGCAGTTACAGGCCGTTAACAAAAACGTTGTCTCCTCAAGCGACCAATTAAATGACATCTATGATTACCTTGACGGGCTGCAAAGCTCACAGGCAGCCAATGTTTACTATGTAACTCCTCAACAGTTAAAGGGTTCAGACTTTAAGCAAACAATGGCAAACTTTGGTAGTCAAGATCAAAAGACCACAATGTTACAAGTTGTCTTTAATAAAGATACCGATTCAGGAAGCAACCTCAAAAGAGTTAAAGATGTCCAACAACAAATCAAGTTGCAACTTAGGGGTACCCCACTCGCAAAGGCCAAAGTTGCGGTCACCGGTGAGCCAGTAATCGAGTCCACCATTGAAAGTAGAATGAACAATAAATTTGTATTCTTATTATCCGTACTAATTATTGGCATGCTACTTGCAGTATTCATTCTGAGCAGAGCCATTTTGCAACCACTTTACTGGACTGCCGCCTTTGTAGCTTCGGCTTTCACTGGTTTTCAATTAACATACATTACAATGCATTTCATTGCTCACGTAGAATCATTTGACTGGCAAGTACCAATTATTGCTGCAGGACTGTTAACAGCGATAGCTTCTTGGCAAATAATCAGCCTTGGATTGTCGTTACGTTACACAGAGTTGCCTTTACTAGAATGGTTGATTCCAACAGTCAAAAGTTACGGAACCATTGTCCGTTACATTGTCCTTGTTGCAATCGCATTTGCAATTGCAATGACATTTGGCGCTTCGAATGCATTAATTGAGGTTGCATTAATCTTAATTTACACAACGTTAGCATTCTATTTAGTATTACCAATGATCATCGTTTCGTTAGGTAAACTAGCTGTTACACTCCCTAGCAAGGAAAATATCATCAAAAACAAGTAA
- a CDS encoding C40 family peptidase, producing the protein MKLHKNVLLSLVALFTLLTAGFFEVDAGAKAKADTDATFSQVYSTAKSKLGTPYVWGATGPTSFDCSGFTSYVYKKAAGVTIARTAQAQYNTNKHVAYKNIEKGDLVFFGGSSASISHVGMYIGGGKMIDAQNRGVITESVKAPWWHYVGAAHVADLD; encoded by the coding sequence ATGAAATTACATAAGAATGTTTTGTTAAGTTTAGTTGCATTGTTCACATTATTGACCGCAGGTTTCTTCGAAGTTGATGCAGGTGCTAAGGCAAAGGCTGATACAGATGCTACTTTCTCACAAGTTTATAGCACTGCTAAGTCAAAGCTTGGTACTCCATATGTTTGGGGCGCTACTGGTCCTACATCATTTGATTGTTCAGGTTTCACTAGCTACGTTTACAAAAAGGCAGCTGGAGTAACAATCGCTCGTACTGCACAAGCACAATACAACACTAACAAGCATGTTGCTTACAAGAACATCGAAAAAGGTGACCTAGTATTCTTCGGTGGTAGCTCAGCATCAATCTCACACGTTGGTATGTACATTGGTGGCGGTAAGATGATCGATGCTCAAAACCGTGGAGTTATTACTGAAAGCGTTAAGGCCCCTTGGTGGCATTATGTTGGCGCAGCTCACGTTGCTGACCTCGACTAA
- a CDS encoding GNAT family N-acetyltransferase, producing MEVRKTTDLTSPVYTDARMIRKTVFVEEQGVVPAIEFDGSDEAAVHFVAYVDDKPAATARGTLEDDKVHIQRVATLKPYRGQGVARAVILALMDDSSFARAKEFYLGAQETAIGFYEKLGFEVTSEPFMEAGIRHRMMNRKL from the coding sequence ATGGAAGTAAGAAAAACTACGGATTTAACCAGTCCCGTGTATACAGATGCCCGGATGATTAGAAAAACGGTATTTGTTGAAGAACAAGGTGTGGTTCCTGCAATTGAATTTGACGGAAGTGATGAGGCGGCGGTGCATTTTGTTGCCTATGTAGATGATAAGCCAGCTGCCACTGCGAGAGGTACTCTAGAGGATGATAAGGTGCATATTCAACGAGTCGCTACTCTAAAGCCATACCGTGGTCAGGGAGTTGCTAGAGCGGTTATTTTGGCTTTGATGGATGATTCATCATTTGCTAGGGCTAAAGAGTTTTATTTAGGTGCTCAAGAGACGGCGATTGGATTTTATGAAAAGCTTGGGTTTGAAGTTACCTCTGAACCATTTATGGAAGCAGGAATCCGTCACCGAATGATGAACCGTAAGCTATAG
- a CDS encoding histidine phosphatase family protein: MAKKFTLYMVRHGQTYFNIYNKLQGWSNSPLTEKGIQNAVDTGEKLANVKFAAAYCSDTTRAMDTIQTILDKNQVSDVNQPITSMHFREEFYGYYEGTDMDQAWYLAGAPHGLPTFKDIVAEYSIGKAKDFLKDADPFHQAENNEEYWERVDAGFDLIKQNPDISDGDNVLLVSHGNTLLSVVERYGNGQFDISERPANGSLTKLEFDGDDAKITAYNEK, encoded by the coding sequence ATGGCAAAGAAATTTACATTGTATATGGTGCGTCACGGACAAACGTATTTCAATATTTATAATAAGTTACAAGGGTGGAGTAATTCGCCATTGACCGAAAAGGGAATTCAAAATGCGGTTGATACTGGTGAAAAACTTGCCAATGTTAAATTTGCAGCGGCTTACTGCAGTGATACTACTAGAGCTATGGATACGATTCAAACAATTCTTGATAAGAACCAAGTATCAGATGTCAATCAACCAATTACTTCAATGCATTTTCGTGAGGAATTTTATGGATACTATGAGGGTACCGATATGGATCAAGCGTGGTATTTAGCAGGTGCACCTCATGGATTGCCAACGTTCAAGGATATTGTTGCCGAGTATTCGATTGGCAAAGCCAAGGACTTCTTGAAAGATGCGGATCCGTTCCATCAGGCGGAAAACAACGAAGAGTATTGGGAACGGGTTGATGCTGGCTTTGATCTAATCAAACAAAATCCTGACATCTCAGATGGCGATAACGTTTTGTTAGTGAGCCATGGAAACACCTTGTTGAGTGTGGTTGAACGATATGGGAATGGTCAGTTTGATATTTCTGAACGCCCAGCCAACGGTAGTCTCACTAAACTGGAATTTGATGGCGACGATGCCAAAATAACAGCATATAACGAAAAGTAG
- a CDS encoding LTA synthase family protein: MKYINKILEKSSTRRGFLVLLAALFWIKTIIAYFVDFKLGIQNPFQFIIVMINPIATTALLLGIPLYFKKSRVFYPLAILIAILQTVLLYLNVIYFREFTDFMTVSTMTGYSKVNQGLSGSSLALTNVHDIIYWIDIVAVVVLLGLKKIKIDPRPLNKRIGLAVTSFAMLFFTINLSLGEMDRPQLLTRTFDRTYIVKYLGLDAFTVYDGMKSQHNNDLRATATKSELTNVLKFTRKHYAKPDKKYYGMAKGKNVIVIHLESFQQFLIGQKINGKEVTPFLNKLYKSKSTFAYRNFFHQVGQGKTSDAENMLETSTYGLPQGSLFAQLGSDNTFQAAPAILKQRAGYTSGVFHGNIASFWNRNNVYKNMGYENFFDASYFDTTGDRSLGYGLKDKLLFNDSIKYLQHLQQPFYVKYLTVTNHFPYDLDKEDTNFKTTNTDDDVVNNYFLTAHYLDQSVHEFYRYLKKSGLLKNSMIVLYGDHYGISDSENKNLAKALGKNPDTWDDFDDAQMQRVPFMVNMPGTKKGFISNKYAGEIDVLPTIMHLLGISTKRYVQFGTDVLSKQHDQVVAFRNQDWVSPHYTSISGDVYDNRTGKLAKLTKTQRKQVKKNKDKVQTELSLSDSLNEKNLLRFYHPKGFESVDPRKYNYANSLDKEINIEKKLGKKSKSLFSENGNKSTQKLYKTNAPEIHHKTTNSSRIKITNPDATHESSR, translated from the coding sequence TTGAAATATATAAATAAGATTCTGGAAAAGAGCAGTACCCGCCGAGGGTTTCTAGTTCTTTTAGCTGCGCTTTTCTGGATAAAGACCATCATTGCGTACTTTGTTGACTTTAAATTAGGAATTCAAAATCCCTTCCAATTTATAATCGTAATGATCAATCCAATCGCAACCACTGCACTATTATTAGGAATCCCGCTTTACTTCAAAAAGAGTCGGGTATTTTACCCTCTAGCAATTCTAATTGCCATTCTCCAAACGGTTCTACTGTACTTAAACGTTATTTACTTCAGAGAATTTACTGACTTCATGACTGTCAGCACAATGACCGGTTATTCGAAAGTAAATCAGGGATTGAGTGGAAGTTCGCTTGCCTTAACCAACGTTCACGATATTATCTACTGGATTGACATTGTTGCGGTAGTAGTATTGTTAGGACTTAAAAAGATTAAGATTGACCCCCGCCCTCTCAATAAACGGATTGGTTTGGCCGTAACATCGTTTGCAATGCTATTTTTTACTATCAACCTATCCTTAGGTGAAATGGATCGACCACAACTCCTAACTAGGACTTTTGACAGGACTTATATCGTTAAGTATCTTGGCTTGGACGCGTTCACAGTTTACGATGGGATGAAGTCACAGCATAACAACGACCTGCGGGCTACCGCTACTAAATCCGAACTAACCAACGTTTTAAAATTCACTCGTAAGCATTACGCCAAACCAGATAAAAAGTATTACGGAATGGCAAAGGGTAAGAACGTCATCGTGATTCATTTGGAAAGTTTCCAACAATTCTTAATTGGTCAAAAGATTAATGGTAAAGAAGTTACTCCATTTTTAAACAAACTATATAAGAGCAAATCAACGTTTGCCTACCGCAACTTCTTCCACCAAGTTGGTCAAGGAAAAACTTCCGATGCTGAAAACATGCTCGAAACTAGTACTTATGGATTGCCACAAGGATCATTATTTGCCCAACTCGGTAGTGATAACACATTCCAGGCAGCCCCAGCAATCCTTAAACAACGAGCTGGCTACACAAGTGGCGTCTTCCACGGAAACATCGCCAGTTTCTGGAATCGAAACAACGTGTACAAAAACATGGGTTACGAAAACTTCTTTGATGCCAGTTACTTTGACACCACAGGTGACCGATCACTTGGATATGGTTTAAAAGATAAACTACTGTTCAACGATTCCATTAAGTACCTACAGCACTTACAACAACCGTTCTACGTAAAATACTTAACGGTTACTAACCACTTCCCTTACGATCTCGATAAGGAAGATACCAACTTTAAGACTACTAATACTGATGATGACGTTGTTAACAACTACTTCCTCACGGCTCATTATCTTGACCAGTCTGTTCACGAGTTCTATCGTTACCTTAAGAAGTCTGGATTATTGAAGAATTCAATGATTGTACTTTATGGTGACCACTACGGAATTTCTGATTCTGAGAATAAAAACTTAGCTAAAGCGTTAGGTAAGAATCCAGACACCTGGGATGATTTTGATGACGCCCAAATGCAAAGAGTTCCCTTCATGGTCAACATGCCTGGAACTAAGAAAGGTTTCATTTCTAATAAGTATGCTGGAGAGATTGATGTATTACCTACCATCATGCATTTATTAGGAATTAGCACTAAGCGTTACGTCCAATTTGGTACAGATGTCCTTTCAAAACAACATGACCAAGTTGTCGCATTCAGAAATCAAGATTGGGTAAGCCCCCACTACACATCTATCAGTGGCGACGTTTATGATAACCGGACTGGTAAATTAGCCAAGCTTACTAAAACTCAAAGAAAACAGGTCAAAAAGAACAAAGATAAAGTTCAAACTGAGCTTTCACTTTCCGATTCACTAAACGAGAAAAACTTATTACGTTTCTATCACCCTAAAGGATTTGAAAGTGTTGATCCTCGTAAATACAATTACGCCAATAGTTTAGATAAAGAAATCAACATCGAAAAGAAATTGGGTAAAAAGTCCAAGAGCTTGTTCTCTGAAAATGGTAATAAATCAACTCAGAAGTTGTACAAGACAAATGCTCCTGAAATTCATCACAAGACAACTAACTCAAGCAGAATTAAGATTACCAACCCAGATGCAACTCATGAAAGTTCTCGATAA
- a CDS encoding potassium channel family protein: protein MLAIFSMVLTVLSLLGDISLRHGLASVTFFGIWIIFFADYIIRFWAAKSKKTFLIQNMFDLIALIPSHPVFSFFRISRIVQIIRYYHLFWKLGWSGKFTKKLHNFLYDTGFIYLLSISLVILIFSSLIFASFEHDSLEKSLWWAITTATTVGYGDVTPTTGGGKLISAVLMFGGIGFIGLLTSTITDFFTDQDKEDEQTQSIKQLTKQVEHLSKQVSQLQKTVNAKASHRTTKKK from the coding sequence ATGTTGGCAATTTTTTCAATGGTCCTTACCGTTCTGTCGCTACTTGGTGATATTTCACTTCGCCATGGCCTAGCATCGGTAACATTCTTTGGAATCTGGATTATTTTCTTCGCTGATTACATCATCAGATTTTGGGCAGCTAAGTCCAAAAAAACATTTTTGATTCAGAATATGTTTGATTTAATTGCATTAATTCCATCCCATCCGGTATTCTCGTTTTTCCGGATCTCCCGAATTGTGCAAATCATTCGCTATTACCATCTGTTTTGGAAACTAGGCTGGTCAGGGAAATTTACGAAAAAGCTTCATAATTTCTTGTACGATACTGGCTTTATTTATCTACTGTCAATCAGTCTGGTTATTCTGATTTTTAGCTCGCTAATCTTCGCTTCATTTGAACATGATTCCCTCGAGAAATCACTATGGTGGGCAATCACAACGGCGACAACCGTTGGCTATGGCGACGTTACCCCGACGACTGGTGGCGGGAAACTCATATCAGCCGTCCTCATGTTTGGCGGAATTGGTTTTATTGGTTTGCTAACTTCAACGATCACTGATTTCTTCACGGATCAGGACAAAGAAGACGAACAAACCCAAAGCATTAAACAACTAACCAAACAGGTCGAGCACTTGTCAAAGCAGGTCAGTCAGCTGCAAAAGACTGTGAATGCGAAGGCAAGTCATAGAACGACGAAGAAAAAATAA
- a CDS encoding CAP domain-containing protein, which yields MGKHGLKKIVVTSSTIVGIVIGFGYSAQVASASSRMKILHNTVVDSYITVMAQHGNIWANRHLKTKAHDASHYLTTKFTTHRFITVRKTNGKKAYYSYIKNKSGKVHGWIWNGYLTQIVNKKSKNNNKPKKDNDKKKSTATDENTVWNPDDNKRIKYDFTESDFRTSFVKYLNEERAKRNIAPVAESGTLDNMAHERAITLPTNFDHYKDGHDLPKELSAKESISNWNGECLAISAADVDDHGFMKNGFTGDSVAKESVYEMIYQDDQSNNGHKEILLDKTSKTIGMGTIIDPSDKTVSMEAIETGR from the coding sequence ATGGGAAAACACGGCTTAAAAAAGATTGTGGTAACTTCCTCTACAATCGTAGGGATAGTGATTGGGTTTGGCTACAGCGCACAAGTTGCATCAGCATCTAGTAGAATGAAAATATTACATAATACCGTGGTAGACTCATATATTACTGTAATGGCTCAACATGGGAATATTTGGGCTAATCGTCATCTTAAAACTAAGGCTCATGATGCAAGTCATTATTTAACTACAAAATTTACAACGCATCGCTTTATTACTGTGAGAAAAACTAATGGTAAGAAAGCCTACTATTCTTACATTAAAAACAAATCTGGTAAAGTTCACGGGTGGATTTGGAACGGTTATCTCACTCAAATTGTAAACAAAAAAAGTAAAAATAATAACAAACCTAAAAAAGATAATGACAAAAAGAAATCAACGGCTACTGATGAAAATACCGTATGGAACCCAGATGATAATAAGAGAATTAAGTATGACTTTACAGAAAGTGATTTTAGAACATCATTTGTTAAATACTTAAATGAAGAAAGAGCAAAACGTAACATTGCTCCTGTAGCTGAAAGTGGCACCCTAGATAATATGGCTCATGAACGGGCAATTACCCTTCCTACTAATTTCGACCATTATAAAGATGGTCATGACTTACCAAAAGAACTTTCTGCCAAAGAGAGCATCAGTAATTGGAATGGTGAGTGTTTAGCAATATCTGCTGCTGACGTTGATGATCATGGTTTTATGAAAAATGGGTTTACTGGAGATTCAGTTGCTAAAGAGAGTGTTTACGAAATGATTTATCAAGATGATCAATCGAACAATGGTCATAAAGAAATTTTACTAGATAAAACTAGTAAAACTATCGGTATGGGAACAATAATTGATCCTTCTGACAAGACAGTATCTATGGAGGCAATTGAAACTGGCAGATAA
- a CDS encoding iron chaperone → MFEEYLQKIDEPDHREKMSLVLDWVAKSYPNLDGKIAWNQPMFTDHGTYIIGFSHFKNNFAVAPEQYTMNKFKQDIEESGYTYTKNFVRIGWNEEVDYGLLKKFIDFNIQDKADMTLFWRK, encoded by the coding sequence ATGTTTGAAGAGTACTTACAAAAGATTGATGAGCCTGATCACCGTGAAAAAATGTCGTTGGTTTTAGACTGGGTTGCGAAGTCTTACCCCAATCTTGATGGTAAGATTGCTTGGAATCAGCCGATGTTTACTGACCATGGGACCTATATAATTGGGTTTAGTCATTTTAAAAATAATTTTGCGGTTGCTCCAGAGCAGTACACTATGAATAAATTCAAACAAGACATTGAGGAATCAGGATACACATACACTAAAAATTTTGTGCGAATTGGTTGGAATGAAGAAGTTGATTACGGACTTTTAAAAAAGTTCATCGACTTTAATATTCAGGATAAGGCGGACATGACTTTATTTTGGCGAAAATAA
- a CDS encoding NAD(P)/FAD-dependent oxidoreductase → MAEALETYDITVVGGGPAGMFAGFYAGLRNAKTQIIESLSELGGQVAALYPEKTILDVGGYPQIKGRELVSRLEEQLKTVDTEVKLNTTVQNVRQVGDEFEIETSTGKSMTKAIIIATGVGAFNPRKLAVDNSDEFEGKNLFYSVKNLEHFKNREVLVAGGGDSAIDEALLLESVASQVYLLHRRDNFRAMEHSVDMLNESTVEPVTPFLIHSLSQEGDRVKVEAKRMKSDEEKTMVVDDIVVNYGFIAQDDALAGWEVHPDGQRGKIHSGMNGTTNVKNVFTIGDVAEYEDKQPLIATGFGEAPMAVNAAMKSIYPDRRGPVHSTSMKR, encoded by the coding sequence ATGGCTGAAGCTCTAGAAACTTATGATATTACGGTAGTTGGGGGCGGCCCTGCCGGGATGTTTGCTGGCTTTTATGCTGGATTAAGAAATGCCAAAACGCAAATTATTGAGAGTCTTTCGGAATTAGGCGGTCAGGTAGCTGCTTTATATCCAGAGAAAACAATCTTGGACGTTGGTGGTTACCCACAAATTAAAGGGCGTGAACTGGTTTCCCGTTTGGAGGAACAGCTTAAGACCGTTGACACTGAAGTTAAGTTGAACACTACGGTGCAGAATGTTCGCCAAGTTGGTGACGAATTTGAAATTGAAACTAGTACTGGTAAATCAATGACCAAGGCAATCATTATTGCAACAGGGGTTGGTGCCTTTAACCCAAGAAAACTAGCTGTTGATAATAGTGATGAGTTTGAAGGCAAAAACCTCTTTTACAGTGTTAAAAATCTTGAGCACTTTAAAAACAGAGAAGTGCTTGTCGCTGGTGGTGGAGATTCTGCGATTGATGAAGCTTTACTACTTGAATCGGTTGCTAGCCAGGTTTACTTGCTGCATCGTCGTGACAATTTTCGGGCGATGGAACATAGCGTTGATATGCTAAACGAATCTACAGTTGAACCAGTAACACCATTTTTGATTCATTCATTGAGTCAAGAAGGTGACCGAGTTAAGGTCGAAGCTAAACGAATGAAGAGTGATGAAGAGAAGACGATGGTCGTTGATGACATCGTTGTTAATTATGGCTTTATTGCACAGGATGATGCGTTGGCAGGATGGGAAGTACACCCTGATGGACAACGAGGAAAGATCCATAGTGGGATGAATGGAACGACGAATGTGAAGAACGTGTTCACGATTGGTGACGTGGCAGAGTATGAGGATAAGCAGCCTTTAATTGCTACTGGATTTGGCGAGGCACCGATGGCGGTGAATGCGGCGATGAAGAGCATTTATCCGGATCGACGCGGACCCGTGCATAGTACGTCGATGAAAAGATAA
- a CDS encoding PrsW family intramembrane metalloprotease: MENKITSTFRKMCSFLWTGVKRNYDNLDDNIAKHLGDNPDETVEIHLSKMFSEVFKRHTKDEADRLFIVGTRTTTPSLKKVSSRPVKPWFFTRVFLVLAVSFSMLMLLLYLFQSDKAIPGMIFIGSLAVPFSLLMMFFEINVYQNISVLQLLTTFLVGGIMSLLVTMSLYLALPIKTTVSIENALLVGFVEEVAKCLVIILFINRYKVNYIFNGVLIGAAIGAGFSVFESSGYVSEYGLFTIFTRSFQAFGTHTVWAAIVGGAIILGKVRKKPFTVRDFFTKPRFFIFLLLVIALHTFWDWDIPNTTIVMSLIQEAIDVIVGWFAITILIDAGLREVKTLQGQIITNKKDSRRMLKRIKTK, from the coding sequence ATGGAAAATAAAATTACGAGCACCTTTCGTAAAATGTGTTCATTTTTATGGACAGGTGTTAAGCGAAATTATGATAATTTAGACGACAACATTGCCAAGCATCTGGGCGATAATCCTGATGAGACGGTCGAAATTCACCTTTCTAAGATGTTCTCTGAGGTATTTAAACGTCATACCAAAGATGAGGCTGACCGTTTGTTTATTGTGGGAACCCGGACGACGACTCCTAGCTTAAAGAAAGTCTCAAGTCGCCCAGTCAAACCTTGGTTCTTCACTCGAGTATTTTTAGTCCTGGCAGTTAGTTTTTCAATGCTAATGCTGTTGTTGTACCTATTCCAAAGTGATAAGGCAATTCCAGGAATGATTTTTATTGGATCGTTGGCGGTGCCGTTTTCGCTTTTGATGATGTTTTTTGAAATTAATGTGTATCAGAACATTTCGGTCCTGCAATTACTGACGACATTCCTGGTTGGTGGAATTATGTCGTTGTTGGTTACGATGAGTTTGTATTTAGCGTTACCAATTAAAACGACAGTTAGTATTGAAAACGCATTGTTAGTCGGTTTTGTCGAAGAAGTAGCAAAGTGTCTCGTAATTATTTTGTTTATCAATCGCTATAAGGTGAACTATATATTTAATGGGGTGCTAATTGGTGCCGCCATTGGTGCGGGTTTCTCAGTGTTTGAAAGTTCCGGTTATGTGAGTGAGTATGGACTGTTTACCATCTTTACGCGAAGCTTCCAAGCCTTTGGAACTCATACCGTGTGGGCGGCAATTGTTGGCGGGGCAATTATTCTAGGTAAAGTTAGAAAGAAGCCGTTTACGGTGCGTGACTTCTTTACCAAACCCCGATTCTTTATATTCTTATTACTAGTGATTGCCCTACATACCTTTTGGGATTGGGACATTCCTAATACCACAATTGTGATGTCATTGATTCAAGAAGCGATTGATGTCATTGTTGGTTGGTTTGCAATTACGATCCTGATCGATGCTGGGTTACGTGAAGTTAAAACCCTTCAGGGACAGATTATTACCAATAAAAAAGATAGCCGCAGAATGCTTAAGCGGATTAAAACTAAGTAG